The stretch of DNA ACGCTGGTGGAAGAAACGAGGGAGGTTCTGGGGTAGTCGTACTTCCTTGTGGTGCAGGCAAGACAATAGTAGGGATCGGAGTAATGCAAATCATCGGTGCAGAAACTTTGATTTTGGTAACAAACACATTGTCTATTCGTCAATGGAAAAATGAAATCTTAGATAAGACAGATATTCCCGAAAGTGATATAGGGGAGTATTCTGGAGAGACAAAAGAGATTAAACCTATTACAATTGCTACGTATAATATTTTAACACATAGAAAAAAGAAAGGCTCTGATTTTACGCACTTCCATATATTCAGCGCAAATAATTGGGGTTTAATTGTGTACGATGAGGTGCATCTTTTGCCTGCACCAGTTTTTCGTATGACATCTGAACTACAGGCAAAGAGAAGGCTTGGGCTGACTGCAACTCTTGTTAGAGAAGATGGATTGGAAGAAGACGTGTTTAGCTTGATCGGTCCAAAAAAATACGACGTTCCATGGAAAGAGTTAGAAAATAAATCTTGGATCGCAGAGGCAAAGTGTATTGAGATTCGAGTTTCCATGGAAGAAGAATTGAGATTAAAATATTCGGTTGCAGACGACAGAGAAAAGTTTCGCTTGGCCTCAGAGAATCCAGATAAAATGAAAGCTATCGAAAAAATTTTACAGAAGCACAGTGAGTCAAATATTTTAATCATTGGTCAATACATCAACCAATTAGAAGCTATTGCAGATAAATTTAAAATTCCTTTGATTACCGGAAAAACTCCGCTTAGTGAAAGGCAAGAATTGTACGACGCATTTAGAACAGGAAAGATTAGAACCTTAGTAGTCAGTAAAGTGGCAAACTTTTCCATTGACTTGCCGGATGCAAATATTGCAATTCAAGTTTCAGGTACATTCGGGTCAAGACAAGAAGAAGCTCAAAGACTTGGAAGAATTTTACGTCCAAAGCAAAACGACAACACTGCGGTTTTTTATTCACTGATATCCAGAGATTCGAGTGAAGAAAGATTCGGACAAAACCGACAACTCTTTTTAACAGAGCAAGGGTATGAATACGAGATTTATACTTTTGAACAATTTTGTGAATCTTTAGAGCCGGAAAAAGTTTTAGCAACAGTATAAATGAATAGGATAAAAAAATGTTATTACAAGCCAATAGACTAAATTTAGTAGAGCCTTCACCAACACTCGCGATTACCGCAAAAGCAAACGCACTAAAAGCAGAGGGAAAAGATATTGTCGGGTTTGGAGCAGGAGAGCCTGATTTTGACACTCCTGTTCATATCAAAGAGGCTGCAAAAAAAGCAATCGATTCAGGAAAGACAAAATACACTCCAGTGTCTGGTACTGTGAGCTTAAAAGATGCAATTATTACAAAGTTTCAAAGAGAAAACCAATTAAAGTACGATCGTAAAAATATTATTGTAGGGGCAGGCGGAAAGCAAGTTATTTATAATTTCTTTATGGCAGTCCTAAACCCAAAAGACGAGGTAATCATTCCTTCGCCTTATTGGGTTAGCTATCCCGATATAGTAAAGATTGCAGAGGGGACTCCGGTTCTTGTGGAAACAAAGTCAGAAAATAATTTTCAGATCTCCCCGGAGCAGTTGAAAAAAGCAATTACTCCAAAAACAAAAGTATTTATTTTTAACTCTCCTTCAAATCCGACAGGCGCAGGCTATTCAAAAAAAGATTTAGAAGCGTTATGCGATATACTTATAAGTAAAGATATTTTAATACTCAGTGATGATATTTACGAAAATTTAATTTATGACGATTTTCAATTTACAAATCCTGCAATGCTCTCCGAAGAATTGAAAGAAAAAACATTCATAGCCAATTGTGTGTCCAAAGCCTATTCTATGACCGGGTGGAGAATTGGTTATGGAGCCGGCAACCCTACGATAATAAAAAATATGGATACCATTCAAGGGCAGTCAACGTCAAACGCATGCTCTATTGCACAGTATGCTGCAGAAGAAGCACTCAAAGGGGATCAGTCCTGTATTAAAGAAATGCTCATAGCTTTTGACGATAGACGTAAAAAAATTGTGAACTCACTCAATAATATTTCTGAAGTAAATTGCAAGACCCCACAAGGTGCTTTTTATGTATTCCCTGAAATAAAAAAAGTCTATGAATTGCCCGGATTCCAAAAATTATTAACAGGCTCTAACGAATCCTCAAAAAGCTCTCTGTTTTGTAGTTATCTTTTGGAGAAGTATGAAGTGGCTGCAGTCCCGGGAATTGCTTTTGGAGACGACAATTACATACGATTGTCTTATGCATTAGGGCAAGAAGCTATTGATAAGGGAGTATCGAGAATAGCAAAAATGATTTCTGATTTGAAATCCAATTGAATTATAATTTAATTAAAATTCAATTTCTTTCATTCTCATTATTCTTGACTTCAAAAAGAAATAACTTCTTACTGTATTTAATATTTTATAAAATAAAAACGTGAGGTCTTAACATTGAAAGTTTTCTTTATTTACTTTTTGCAAATTTTTCTATCCGTATCCATTTCTATTTACGCAGAGCCACCAAAAGAAGAAGTTAAAAAATCGGATTCGTCAGAACCACAGAAACAAGCAGAAGAACAAAAAGAAGCTATGTCACTTGAAGACAACGCACTCTCTTCTGTAAAAAAAATGATTGGTTTTATTCGTTACAAGAAAAATAATAAGGCAATTGAGTTTGTAGATACCCACCAATTTGCAAAAAATCTTTTGAAAAACCATTTTGATTCCCTTAGCTCTTCCGATAAAAAAGAATTTGAAAATGCATTGAAAGAATATATTATTAATAAATCGTTTCCAATCGCTTTAAAATATTTCGATAAAGTGGACATTAATTATGAAAAACCAGTTATCAAAGGAGAAGAGGCAGTTATCGGATCTTCCGTTCTTTACCAAGGTTCCGAAAAGGTTGCATTTTCTTGGGTACTTACTGAAAATAACGGAAAGTTTTTAATTAGCGACTTTATTACAGAGGGAAAAAGGGTTTCTGAAGTAAACAGAACAAAACAAATTGAGCCAATGTATAAAAAGAAAGGCATAAAAGAAGTGATTTCCATTTTAAAGAAGATTTCCAAATAATGAAAAAAATATTATCCAAATTTTGTGATCTAATACTCATTCGACCATTTATTTCTCTTTTAGTTTTAATTTGCATTACAACTATTTCTGTGTATTTAGCAACAAAACTAACAATCAATTCCAATCAGATTGATCTACTTCCGGAAAATTACCCGGAAGTTGTAAAAGCAAAAAAAGTAATTGAGATGATCGGTGGAAATGGATTTTATATTATTGTACTAAAATTCAACGATGAGTACAAAAAAGAATTTCACTTAAAAAATGCCTATATGGCAAAAAGTAAAGGAAAACTCGAAGAATATAAAAATGAATTAAAACTCGCAGAGGAAGAGAAAAACAAATTTTCTTCTTATTACAAAGCAAAAGAATTGTTACTAAAAAAATACGCAGATATACTAAATGCGAGACTCTTAAAAGAAAAAGACGTTAGGTACATCTCTTACCGCTATGACACCAGTTTTATAAAAGAAAGACTTCCTTTGTTTATTTTGCCTGAAGATATTTATGAGTCTGGAAAAAGAGTAAAGAAAAAAATAGATCTTGAAATCGAAAAACTCAATCCATTCTATATCCAACTTACTAAGGAAGAATACAATCCGGATTTTACGGATATACTTACGAAGTACCAAAAACTCGCTAAAAGAGATATTTTTGACGAGTACAATATCTCTCCAGATAAAGGAATGCTATTACTGCTCGTAAAGCCCACGGGAATTTTTACGGATATCGGCTTTATTCGAGAATTTGATGCCAAGGTTCAATCTATAATTAAAGAAATGAATATAGAGTCAGAGGGAATCAAGGTAGGCTATACCGGCACGTATAAATTGAATCTCGATGACTACGACAGTCTTATGAATGCCTTAAAGCCTGTATCTTTTGCTTCTCTACTTGGGATAACTATTTTACTTTTAATCTTTTTTAGAAATCCGGTATTTATTTTTACACTTGTTCTTTCTTTAGTAACAGGTGTGATCCTAACCTTTGGAGTCACCTATATCGTAATTGGTAGGTTAAATACTATCACCAGTATTATGGCCGCTATTTTGATGGGGCTTGGAATAGATTATGGAATTCAATTTTTATATAGGTTTCGTGAGGAGTTTACGAAAAGCGATGATTTTTTATTTTCCGTAAAAGAAACTATTTATCATACAGGAATTGCTTCTCTAAGCTCGGCTTTGACTACAACCTCAGCTTTTGTAGTATTGATGTTTTCTGAATTTAGGGGGTTTAGTGAATTTGGATTGATTGCCTGTTATGGAATTTTTCTTATTGCACTATCCATGTATTTTGTAACTGCTCTACAAATTGCAATTCTATTGAAAATATTCCCAAAATTAAAAACAATAATTATTTTAAAAGAAAAGGAGAAAACTATATCTCCATTTTTATTTAGAATTTATGGTCGTCCTGCGATTATACTTTTAGTAAGTATTCTTTCCATAGTTGCTATTGGTTATTTTGCTTTTGATGTAAAATTCAATTATAGTGGAAGAGATTTATTATTGGAAAACCAAGAGTCCTTGCTTTTATACGATGAGATTGGAGACAGGTTTGATATATCGAGCGATCCTCAAGCGATAGTTTTGGATACCTTGGAAGACTCAGAAGCTGTGTTTGATTATTTCACTCCAGTGCCGAAAGAAATGGCAAATTCTGTAGATCAAGTTGTATCCATTTGGAATTTTGTACCACCGTATTCTCAGCAAAAAGAAAATATAAAAAGTTTGCACAAGATAAATAAAGATATAAAAAGAGTGAAGCCTGCTTTTTTAAAACCTCATCAAAGAAAATACCTCCCTGTAGTAAAAAAATATATGAATGTCAAGCAATTTTCTATTGAAGATGTTCCTAAAGTCTTTTACAATCAGTTTAGAGAAGTGCCAACCAGTAAAGAAAAAGGATTTATGATTTTTATTTATCCTAAGATCGCACTTTGGCATGGTAAAGATCTTTTAAATTTTTATTCATTTGTTTCCAAGTTTCAATTTCCAGTGATTAGCAAAAGAACATTGAATACTCTTTTGTATGTTGAAAATGGAGAGAAAGTAAGCTCTAAATTTATACCGATTAAAGAAAATTTTGATAAAGAAGAAGAAGGAAAAATTCTACAAGCGCTGAATACCTTCTCGCAAGAAAAATTTGAAAGAGTCGGAATTCTTCCAGGAACTTCTAAATTTATTGTAGAGAAAAGACCTTTTAAGTCATTAGAGGAAGTTCGAAAATTAACAAAGAAGGCAAATACATCGGGGAGCGTAATCCTGTTTGCGAGACTTGCAAAAATTGTACAGTCAGAAGGGTTCACTACATTTTTTGCCACCTTGATTTTAGTCACTGTTATTCTTGTGATTTTCTTCAGGGGACTTCTTCCTGCCGTTATTTCCCTATTCCCGTTGATCATCGGAATAGGAGTAATGCTTGGAATTATGGGCTTGTCGGGTCAGAAAATCAACTTCATGAACATACTTGTGTTTCCTATTGTAATAGGTTATGGAATACAAAATGGCATTTATATTTTTTACAGATTTAAAGAAGAGAAAGATATTTCTGTTGCGATTTCTAAAGTAGGTCCCGCAATCACGGCTTCCACTTTGACTACTCTTGTAGGTTGGGGAGTGCTTCTCATTGCAGAGCATAGAGGTCTTCACTCTTTGGGCTTAGTTGCTTGCATTGGAATAGGTTCTTCTTTGATTGTAGCCTTTACTTTGTATCCGTCTTTACTTTCGATTGTATATTCCAATAAAAAATTTGCAGATATTGAAAAAGAGCACCCGCTTTGGGAGACTACTGAAAAGACTGTTCTTGAAGAAAGCTCAGAAGTTCAATCTACTTCTATTGTAAATAAAAATATTGAAAACAAAATCAAAACTAAAAAGAAAAAATTACCTCAAGCAAAAAAGAAGGGATTGAAAAAGAAGAAATAGACTTATGAAAAATTTCTCTATAATAATAGTATGGCTTTTTTTTATTGGGTGCTCTACCACAGAGGTTAAAAGATCCAAAAATTTAGAAAGTGATCTAAAGACTTTAAAAAGAATTGTGGTAGTTGTAGAAAACAATCGTGCAATGGCAAAAGAAGAAATAGGTTTGATATTTGAAATGACAAAAAATTATATTTCTCATCATAAAGAATTTATCGTATATGTAAAAAGAAATGAGAAATTTAGTTGCAAAGAGGATTCTAAAATTCAGGGAATTTTTACAATTCGGCTTAGAGAGTCACAAAAGTCCGATCAGATTGCTATTCTCGCAATCGGTCAGCTCGTAAATTGCAAAACTTCCGAAGAAGTGTGGAGTGGACTTGTTGAAAAAACATTTCCTATAGATGAAAAAGAAAATGCTTCTCTGGTGAAAACCTATACAGAAAAATTTGGGAATAAGATTCAGTCCAAGGTAACACCGTATTTTCTTGTAATAAAAAAATTATTAGATAATTTAGAAAACCCTGTACCTCTTTCTGAAGACGAACAAAACGAAAAAATAGAAATAGAGTCAGAGTCTTAAACTTCTGCAAAGTTTAGGTCGTAGAGTTTTTTGTATTTCCCGTTTAAGTCAATTAACTCTTGATGGTTCCCGCTTTCGATTATCCTTCCATTTTCCATGCAAAAGATTTTTTCAGCGATTTGAACTGTAGAAAGTCTGTGTGCAATTAGTATGGTTGTTCTGTTTTTGTATAGAGTTTCCAAGGCTATTTGGACGAGTCTTTCAGATTCGGTATCGAGTGCAGAGGTAGCTTCATCTAAAATTAATATTTCAGGATTTTTTAAAAAAGCTCTTGCAATAGAGATTCTTTGTCTTTGACCACCTGATAGCATGACCCCTCTTTCTCCGATGAATGTGTCAAATCCTTGATCTAAGTTTTCTATAAATTCAGTTGCAAATGCATCTTCTGCTGCTTTTCTGATTTCTTTTTCGCTGGCATTTACTCTACCACAAATAATATTTTCTCTAATCGTTCCATTAAACAAAAATACTTGTTGGGAAACTATTCCAATTTTTTCTCGAATAGAACCAAGCTCTATTTCTCTAAGATCAACTCCATCAAAGCTCAATTTTCCAGAAATAGGATCAATAAGTCGGACGATTAAATCTGTCAAGGTAGATTTCCCTGATCCGCTGGACCCCACTAATGCGATTGTCTCTCCTTTTTTTATGGTGAGATTGATCTCTGAAAGTGCATGGTTTTCGGATTCCGGATATTGATAGCTGACATTTTCTAATCGGATTTCTTTTCTAAGTCCTGTAAAAATTTTAGGTTTAGAAATATTTTGAATTTCAATCTTAGAGTCTAAAAGCTCAAAAACTCTTTCTCCAGCCGATCTTGCAGATTGAATTAAATTGAACATTACGCTCATTTGTTTCATGGGTCTCATCAGAAAAATGAGAGTGAGAAAAAACGCCATAAACATTCCTTTTGAGAAATTCTCTTCAGAAATGATATAGGCTCCAAAAGCTAAAAATATAGCCGATACGATTGACCCTGATAATTCAATCAGAGCCGGGCCTACTTGATGATAGAAATGACCTTTAAAAGTTTTATCGGAAAGCTCTCCATTGATCTTTAAAAATCTTCCGGCTTCTCCCTTTTCCATGGAAAAAGCTCGAATTACTCGAATCCCGGCGATCACTTCTTGAAGATGACCATATAGTGCCGAGAGTCTTTCTTGTTGATTTTTTGTGGCTCTTCGGATT from Leptospiraceae bacterium encodes:
- a CDS encoding DEAD/DEAH box helicase, whose translation is MSKPLIVQSDKTMLLEVDNPEFEDCRSMISKFAELEKSPEYLHTYRISPLSLWNAASIRMTADEIIESLEKFARYSVPKNVINEIKEQIGRYGKVKLVKEDNGDLVIISNEPGFLQEISNHRAIQPFIQERMKDDKILVKKEYRGHIKQALIKIGFPVEDLAGYDEGNKYGFNLKPVTIGGRNFGMRDYQRASVEVFHAGGRNEGGSGVVVLPCGAGKTIVGIGVMQIIGAETLILVTNTLSIRQWKNEILDKTDIPESDIGEYSGETKEIKPITIATYNILTHRKKKGSDFTHFHIFSANNWGLIVYDEVHLLPAPVFRMTSELQAKRRLGLTATLVREDGLEEDVFSLIGPKKYDVPWKELENKSWIAEAKCIEIRVSMEEELRLKYSVADDREKFRLASENPDKMKAIEKILQKHSESNILIIGQYINQLEAIADKFKIPLITGKTPLSERQELYDAFRTGKIRTLVVSKVANFSIDLPDANIAIQVSGTFGSRQEEAQRLGRILRPKQNDNTAVFYSLISRDSSEERFGQNRQLFLTEQGYEYEIYTFEQFCESLEPEKVLATV
- a CDS encoding MXAN_6521/LA_1396 family lipoprotein, yielding MKNFSIIIVWLFFIGCSTTEVKRSKNLESDLKTLKRIVVVVENNRAMAKEEIGLIFEMTKNYISHHKEFIVYVKRNEKFSCKEDSKIQGIFTIRLRESQKSDQIAILAIGQLVNCKTSEEVWSGLVEKTFPIDEKENASLVKTYTEKFGNKIQSKVTPYFLVIKKLLDNLENPVPLSEDEQNEKIEIESES
- a CDS encoding ABC transporter ATP-binding protein — protein: MKIFGRIFQYAYKYKTRLIFGILLSFLVSVFNGASLTSLIPIFDSLGAGENTKFQIALTKRDKLLLQKSEHKEKLSRIDRLEFEIADLKETMNKKFEKMTPDEIVFFFCSLVFPIYILKLICLSGTVYFITSTGFLAIRDLRAELYEKIFALPMNLFIREKTGILMSRIINDVDVLGKVISTDLKDAINDFFYIITHLLILFFLSWKMFLIVFIVIPLIMGPITAFSDKIRRATKNQQERLSALYGHLQEVIAGIRVIRAFSMEKGEAGRFLKINGELSDKTFKGHFYHQVGPALIELSGSIVSAIFLAFGAYIISEENFSKGMFMAFFLTLIFLMRPMKQMSVMFNLIQSARSAGERVFELLDSKIEIQNISKPKIFTGLRKEIRLENVSYQYPESENHALSEINLTIKKGETIALVGSSGSGKSTLTDLIVRLIDPISGKLSFDGVDLREIELGSIREKIGIVSQQVFLFNGTIRENIICGRVNASEKEIRKAAEDAFATEFIENLDQGFDTFIGERGVMLSGGQRQRISIARAFLKNPEILILDEATSALDTESERLVQIALETLYKNRTTILIAHRLSTVQIAEKIFCMENGRIIESGNHQELIDLNGKYKKLYDLNFAEV
- a CDS encoding ABC transporter substrate-binding protein, which translates into the protein MKVFFIYFLQIFLSVSISIYAEPPKEEVKKSDSSEPQKQAEEQKEAMSLEDNALSSVKKMIGFIRYKKNNKAIEFVDTHQFAKNLLKNHFDSLSSSDKKEFENALKEYIINKSFPIALKYFDKVDINYEKPVIKGEEAVIGSSVLYQGSEKVAFSWVLTENNGKFLISDFITEGKRVSEVNRTKQIEPMYKKKGIKEVISILKKISK
- a CDS encoding pyridoxal phosphate-dependent aminotransferase — protein: MLLQANRLNLVEPSPTLAITAKANALKAEGKDIVGFGAGEPDFDTPVHIKEAAKKAIDSGKTKYTPVSGTVSLKDAIITKFQRENQLKYDRKNIIVGAGGKQVIYNFFMAVLNPKDEVIIPSPYWVSYPDIVKIAEGTPVLVETKSENNFQISPEQLKKAITPKTKVFIFNSPSNPTGAGYSKKDLEALCDILISKDILILSDDIYENLIYDDFQFTNPAMLSEELKEKTFIANCVSKAYSMTGWRIGYGAGNPTIIKNMDTIQGQSTSNACSIAQYAAEEALKGDQSCIKEMLIAFDDRRKKIVNSLNNISEVNCKTPQGAFYVFPEIKKVYELPGFQKLLTGSNESSKSSLFCSYLLEKYEVAAVPGIAFGDDNYIRLSYALGQEAIDKGVSRIAKMISDLKSN
- a CDS encoding MMPL family transporter; this encodes MKKILSKFCDLILIRPFISLLVLICITTISVYLATKLTINSNQIDLLPENYPEVVKAKKVIEMIGGNGFYIIVLKFNDEYKKEFHLKNAYMAKSKGKLEEYKNELKLAEEEKNKFSSYYKAKELLLKKYADILNARLLKEKDVRYISYRYDTSFIKERLPLFILPEDIYESGKRVKKKIDLEIEKLNPFYIQLTKEEYNPDFTDILTKYQKLAKRDIFDEYNISPDKGMLLLLVKPTGIFTDIGFIREFDAKVQSIIKEMNIESEGIKVGYTGTYKLNLDDYDSLMNALKPVSFASLLGITILLLIFFRNPVFIFTLVLSLVTGVILTFGVTYIVIGRLNTITSIMAAILMGLGIDYGIQFLYRFREEFTKSDDFLFSVKETIYHTGIASLSSALTTTSAFVVLMFSEFRGFSEFGLIACYGIFLIALSMYFVTALQIAILLKIFPKLKTIIILKEKEKTISPFLFRIYGRPAIILLVSILSIVAIGYFAFDVKFNYSGRDLLLENQESLLLYDEIGDRFDISSDPQAIVLDTLEDSEAVFDYFTPVPKEMANSVDQVVSIWNFVPPYSQQKENIKSLHKINKDIKRVKPAFLKPHQRKYLPVVKKYMNVKQFSIEDVPKVFYNQFREVPTSKEKGFMIFIYPKIALWHGKDLLNFYSFVSKFQFPVISKRTLNTLLYVENGEKVSSKFIPIKENFDKEEEGKILQALNTFSQEKFERVGILPGTSKFIVEKRPFKSLEEVRKLTKKANTSGSVILFARLAKIVQSEGFTTFFATLILVTVILVIFFRGLLPAVISLFPLIIGIGVMLGIMGLSGQKINFMNILVFPIVIGYGIQNGIYIFYRFKEEKDISVAISKVGPAITASTLTTLVGWGVLLIAEHRGLHSLGLVACIGIGSSLIVAFTLYPSLLSIVYSNKKFADIEKEHPLWETTEKTVLEESSEVQSTSIVNKNIENKIKTKKKKLPQAKKKGLKKKK